DNA sequence from the Selenomonadales bacterium genome:
CTCTCTCATCTCCTGCGAGAGCTCGTTAAACACCCTCACTTGATGCGGGTGTCCGGAGAGCCTAAGGAAATCCATGCGCGTATTAGCGCCGCGCATGATGGCAAGCTGGCGCACGTGGTGTGCATCCGATGCTAACTGCCGCACCGTCGACTGCAGTTCTGCGTTAATTAACGCATCGCTGACTCTCGGCACCGCCAGCAGAGCCAGAACCCCCATAATGCCGACTACAGCTAGGAGTTCTATTACCGTAAAGCCGCGTTGTCGTCCCCGCAATTGGCCCCTCACTACTGCCGACGCGCCGCAAAAGGCGAGCGTCCGGGGAACCCGCCCACCTTAGGTTCACCGATAACCGCGCCGCTAAACAGGCGAACCTGCAGGGTACCCTGCAGAGCTTGTCCCGTGCCGGTAAACTGCAGTGCCTCCAGCACTAAGGCTTCCTCCTGCTCCTCAAGCAGCATGAGAAAACGATAAAGGTCATGGTAGGTACCTGCGACCTGCATATTCGTGATAGCTCCAATGTCTTCCACCGCAATGCTCGTGCTTTCAAGGCTAACGACAGTAGCGGTAGCTGCGTTTTCAAGCATAGTCAGGAACTCGGGTAGAGGAATGCCGAGCTGGCGCTCCTCGGTCACAGTGCGGATTTGCTCGTGCAGGCGATCAAGCCTCGCCGCGAGCTCCGCCTCCTTGTTTTCCCATGGCTCCAGTCTGTAGAGCGTGCCTGTCAGCGTCTCTATTTGGTGACGCAAAGCAGCCTGCTCGGTGAGCAGTGGCTGCCACAAGTACAAGTAAATTAATGTCCCGGTTAGCACGACCAACAGGAAACCTAGCAGTATGCCCTCACGTCTGTTAAGCTTCATTGTTCCTCCGCCCTAATCTCTACCGTAAGCTCAAAACTATAGCCCACAGCATCGGCCTGTAATACGCTAAGCACCGGATCCTCGAACAAAGTTGAACCGGCTAAGACTCTGAGAAACTCCGCCGCCAAAGCGTAGGACGGCGTCACCCCACGCAGCCTTAAGCCCGCCTCGTCGATACTTAAGTCGGTAACAAAGACGCGGTCAGGGAGAAGCCGCGCAAGCTCGTCCAGGAAAGGCACCAGCTTGACATTTTCGGGGACAGCTTCGCCGCGCACGCGCCGCAGTTCTTGCTCTAAGCGAGCATACTCCAAGAGCAAGGGCTCAAGCGGCCCTAAAGCATCTGCCCGCGCTTTCAGGCCGGCGACCTCATTCCGCAGGCTCTGCACGTTCTTCATCAGACGATAGCTATACGCAGTAACAGGCGCCGCCACACACAACAAGCATACCACCGCAATGAGGATAGCGCGGTAGGGATATGGCTGCCTCTGCCGCGCGAGCGGCAGCAGGTTTATTTTCACAGCACAACCTCCCCTAGCGCTAGGCCAATCGCGACACACAGAGAGGCCCCGCACCAGTCGAGGTCTTCCGCCGAGACGC
Encoded proteins:
- a CDS encoding type II secretion system protein, yielding MRGRQRGFTVIELLAVVGIMGVLALLAVPRVSDALINAELQSTVRQLASDAHHVRQLAIMRGANTRMDFLRLSGHPHQVRVFNELSQEMRE
- a CDS encoding PilN domain-containing protein — translated: MKINLLPLARQRQPYPYRAILIAVVCLLCVAAPVTAYSYRLMKNVQSLRNEVAGLKARADALGPLEPLLLEYARLEQELRRVRGEAVPENVKLVPFLDELARLLPDRVFVTDLSIDEAGLRLRGVTPSYALAAEFLRVLAGSTLFEDPVLSVLQADAVGYSFELTVEIRAEEQ